The DNA segment CGCCAGGCTGGAACGGACCCCCTGGCCCCCGGCCGCGTAGCGCAGCAAGATCGCCCTGCCCTGCCCTGCCCTGCCCTCCGAGCAGTTCCCCCAGCCGACGCGCCGCCAGGGCCTCGCCGAGGGAGTCCATTGCGATCGGTAGGCCTGTGGAATTGGAACTCGGACCGCCGGTACAATGTGGCCCCGGCGACCGAGGCCGGCGAGGCGACGGGCCGGACGCGGGGTCCGGACGAGGGCCGAAGACGGCAAGATCAGTCGTCCGACGCAGGCAAAACCGCGGGACGTTTCTCGATGAATCCGTACCTCCCCGACGTCGCCCGATTCGATTCGATCTCCATCGGCATCTTCTTCGTCGCCGTGGCCTGCCTGGCCGTGGCGATGGTCTGGCTGGCAGTCCTGTTCGTGATCGCCGTCGTGAAGGGATGGCATCGCCTCCGGTGGCCGCTCGGGCTGCTGCTGATCGGCCTGGTTGTCGGGGCGATCCCCCTGGCCTGGACCGGGCTGCGAGCGCAGATCGACCTGGGGCCCCTCGATCGCCAGGTCGACGGCGAGCGGCATCTCACCCTCACCGGCTGGGACCGCCCGGCCAGCGACTATGATGCGGCGCTGGCGAGCCGACGCGACGCGGTTGTCCTCCAGATGGCCAACCCCGATGTGACGGACGAGGTCGTCGCCGGCATCGACGGCATGGACACCCTGCGCGAGCTGGACCTCAATGACTCGGCCGTGACCGACGAGGCGTTGGCAACAATCGCGGCGCGCCCCGCCCTGGAGGCGCTCAGGATGGCGCGCACCCAAATCACCGACGAGGGGTTCCGCGAGCACCTGGCAAATAAGGAGTCGATCGACAACCTCGACGTCCGGGGCACCGCCGTCTCGCCCGAGACCCTCGCCGCCTGGGTCGCGGCCAAGCCCGGTCGCCGCGTCTTGCCGAGGCCCCCGGCCCCTGCCCCGCCCGACCCGTCCCCCGAGGGGGATGCCGTCGCCGGTGGAGATCCATCCCAGGACGACCGACCCGACACGGAATCGGAGCCGAGCCCCCCATGAGCACCTCCCCGATGAGGCTCGACCCCAGCAGGTCGGGCGACGACCACAACGCCCTCTATCTGGCCCGTGCCTGCGAACTCGCCTACCTGCCCGAGGCCAGGGCCGAACCCCTGTTCCGCGACGAGCTGGGCCTTGAGGCCACGCTGATCAGCGTCGACAACACGCAGGCCTACGTCGGCTCGGGTGCGTCGGAGCTGGTCGTCACCTTCCGAGGGTCCGAGGCCCCCACCAGCCTCGACGGCTTCAAGGATTGGCTGCTGACCAACGCGAACAACTTCCTGGTCCTCCCAGAAGGCCGCATCGGCACCGACTTCGCCGCCGCGGGCGTCGGGGCGCGGTTCCATCGCGGCTTCATGGAGGCCCTGGCCGAGATCTGGGACCCGCTGCTGGCAGCGGTCGAGGCCGAGTTCAAGCGATCGGCCCGGCCCCTGTGGGTCACCGGCCACAGCCTCGGCGGCTCGCTGGCCCTGCTCGCCGCCTGGCGGTTCCAGCAAAACTTCCTCGACGTCCACCAGGTTGTTACCTTCGGGGCGCCGATGGTCGGCAACAAGGAGGCGGCCGACGCCTTCCGCCGCGAGTTTCCGGGCAAGATCTACCGCTACATCGACGACCCCGACCCCGTGCCCTTGCTCCCGGCGATCAGCCTGATCGCCAACCTCTACAACCACTGCCTCGACGAGGTCCGCCTGGGCGGCCAGGCTTCGGGCGCGACCCTCTCGGCCATGCAGCAGCTCGGGGGCAAGGTCGCCCAGGCCGGCCTCGACGCGACCGCGATCGACGAGGTCTGGGGTTTCCTGCTCAATCGGATCGCCGCGCACGACATCACCAACTATCAAAAGCTCATTGGCGAACGGTTCGGCTCCTGAGGCTCCGCCTCTCCTCGGCATCGACGAACCCTCGCGCGGGGGTTCGTCGGGAAGGTCGCGCCCTGGCCTCGTCACCCCACGGCGGGCGATGGCGGCGTTGACGCTGGGACAAAGCTCCGTGCCCCATCAAGCTCAGGGTGACCCCTTCAGCATCCCCGCCCCTTCCAGCGCCCGGAGCATTCCGAAGGTGCTCGACTCGTTCGGCGCGAAGATGCCGTCCACCTGTCCCCGATACCGCGTCACCAGTTGCTGCGACTTCTCCAACGCGGTCGCCGCCGTGGCCCCGGCGTACTGGTCGTCGGAGACGAAGGTGACCTCCGGGAACTCGCTTTGCATCGTGTCGAGGAACCCTTGTTCCCGCTGCTCGGTGCTGGCCGAGCCCACCGCGTAGCGCAGCAAGATCGCCCTGCCCTGCCCTTCGAGCAGTTCCCCCAGCCGACGCGCTGCCAAAGCCCCGCCGTTGTAATTGTCGGTCGCCACATAGCTGACCGGTTTATCGGAGTTCAGAGCCGAGTCAATGATGACCACCGGAATCCCCCGGTCCACCGCCTGCTCGACCGGGCCAACCAGGGCCCTCGCATCCAGCGGCGCCAGCACAATGCCATCGACCCCCAGCGCGATTGCGTTCTGCACCAACTCAATCTGCTGCTGTCGGTCGTCTTCCTTCTGCGGCCCTTTCCAGAGGATCTCCGCGTCCATCTCGTCGGCGGCCGTCTTGGCCCCGGCGTGGATGGTTTGCCAGAACTCGTGCGTGGTCCCCTTGGGAATGACCATCACGCGCCATGTGCGCGTTTTCTCGCCCGAAAGACTGGCGTTGGCCCCGTGCTCCAGCTTCTCGGGGTTGAGCAAGGCGGCGATCTCCGGCTCATCCATGTTCTCAGGGGTCGCCAGCGTCTCGCCCGTCGAAACCTCGGCCTCGACCTCCCGCCCTTCCAGGTGGTCGATCAGGGTCTTGACCCCCAGATAACCCATCCGATGCGGGTTCTGAAGCACCAGCCCCTGAATCTTGCCGTCGCGAAGCGCCTCGACCAGCGGCGGGCTTCCAT comes from the Tautonia marina genome and includes:
- a CDS encoding lipase family protein, with product MSTSPMRLDPSRSGDDHNALYLARACELAYLPEARAEPLFRDELGLEATLISVDNTQAYVGSGASELVVTFRGSEAPTSLDGFKDWLLTNANNFLVLPEGRIGTDFAAAGVGARFHRGFMEALAEIWDPLLAAVEAEFKRSARPLWVTGHSLGGSLALLAAWRFQQNFLDVHQVVTFGAPMVGNKEAADAFRREFPGKIYRYIDDPDPVPLLPAISLIANLYNHCLDEVRLGGQASGATLSAMQQLGGKVAQAGLDATAIDEVWGFLLNRIAAHDITNYQKLIGERFGS
- a CDS encoding substrate-binding domain-containing protein, with the translated sequence MIGRCWGLLALVAVLGGIGCGVAPEQGGEGASSAGGASGSDGVAFVGFDGSPPLVEALRDGKIQGLVLQNPHRMGYLGVKTLIDHLEGREVEAEVSTGETLATPENMDEPEIAALLNPEKLEHGANASLSGEKTRTWRVMVIPKGTTHEFWQTIHAGAKTAADEMDAEILWKGPQKEDDRQQQIELVQNAIALGVDGIVLAPLDARALVGPVEQAVDRGIPVVIIDSALNSDKPVSYVATDNYNGGALAARRLGELLEGQGRAILLRYAVGSASTEQREQGFLDTMQSEFPEVTFVSDDQYAGATAATALEKSQQLVTRYRGQVDGIFAPNESSTFGMLRALEGAGMLKGSP